The Candidatus Acidiferrales bacterium genomic interval TGAGCTGTCCGCCTTCTTCATAGCCGACATACCCCGGAGGAGCGCCCACAAGACGGCTGACGTTAAACTTCTCCATGTATTCAGACATATCGATTCTCACGAGGGCGTCTTCCGAGTCGAACAAATATTTTGCGAGCGCCTTCGCGAGCTCGGTTTTTCCAACGCCGGTGGGACCCGCGAAAATAAATGAGCCGATAGGCCTCTTAGGATCTTTCAATCCCGCACGTGCTCGTCTGATCGACTTGGTAAGTTTTTCAACCGCCTCTTTCTGTCCGACGACGACTTTATTCAATTCGTCCGTCATCTTCAGCAGTTTCACCGATTCGCTCTCGGCAATCTTGTTGACCGGGATCCCGGTCATCATCGCGACGACGTCCGCAACGTGGTCCGCAGTTACCTCATGCACCGTTGTTTCGGCCTTCAACTCCCACTCGCGCTTTGCAATCTCTAGATCTGAGAGGTATTTCTTTTCGAGGTCTCTCAGTCGAGCGGCTTCCTCAAAGTCCTGCGTCTTCACAACTTTGTTCTTCTGCTGTTTTATCTTCTCAATTTCTTCTTCGAGCTCGACTATTTCTTTCGGAGCAATAATGTTTGCAAGATGAATTCTAGATCCAGCTTCGTCCATGACATCGATCGCTTTGTCGGGCAGGAATCTATCGGTCATGTAACGATCGCTCAGCTTCACTGCTGCCTCTATCGCGGCATCGGCGTACCGAACGTTATGATGCTCCTCATATTTCTGTTTAATGTTGTTCAAAATCTGCATGGTTTCCAGAACCGTGGTGGGTTCCACCATGATTTTCTGGAACCGGCGGTCGAGCGCACCATCTTTCTCTATATACTGCCTGTAATCGTCGAGAGTCGTGGCACCGATGCATTGTATCTCGCCTCTTGCCAGTGCGGGCTTGAACATGTTCGACGCGTCCAGCGAGCCCGACGCGCCTCCCGCCCCGACTATCGTATGGAGTTCATCTATAAATAGAATTACGTCTTTTGCCTTCTCAAGTTCATTGAGGACCGCTTTCATTCTTTCCTCGAACTGCCCGCGATATTTTGTTCCCGCAACAAGCGCCGCCAAGTCGAGCGTAACGACACGCTTGTTGTGTAGAACACGCGAAACCTTTTTCTGTACGATCCGGAGTGCAAGGCCTTCCGCAATCGCAGTCTTGCCGACGCCGGGTTCGCCGATTAAAACCGGGTTATTCTTTTTTCTTCTTGCAAGAACCTGCGCGACGCGCTCGATTTCTTTTTCGCGGCCTATGATCGGATCAAGTTTATCTTCCACGGCAAGTTTCGTCAGATCTCTCCCAAAATTATCGAGAACGGGTGTCTTCGATTTTTCAGCCTTTCGTCCTTCGGTTCCCGGTCCATGCTGTGCTGCCTGCGCCGCCGGCTGGGATGGTCTGCCGTTGATAATGTTGTCCAGCTCCTGGCGAACACTGTCGTAAGTAACGTTAAACTGATGGAGAATCTGCGAGGCGACATTGTCATCGTCTCTCAACAAAGACAAGAGCAAATGCTCGGTTCCAATCACGTCGGACTTGTAAAGCTTCGCTTCCAAGTATGTGATCTTCAAAACTTTTTCCGCCTGCTTTGTCAGAGGAATGTTTCCGATGGTCAGCGTACCCCCCGAAGTGCGGACCGTGTCCTCAACTGCTTTCTTCAGCTTATACAAATCGACCCCGAGGTTCCTGAGGATCTTGACGGCTATGCCTTCGCCTTCGCGTATGATGCCGAGGAGAAGATGTTCCGTTCCGATAAAGTCGTGCCCCAGTCGCAGCGCCTCTTCACGGCTTAGCCTGATAACATCCTGCACTCGATTAGAAAAATTGCCTTCCATTTCAAACCTGGTATTTTAGTTCCATATTAACTTTAACACTTTCGTATCCCGGCGAGTTTCAAGCCGCGTTTCAAGACGGCGCCAATCACACATATAATTTAAAGTAGCATCAACCTATTATCAATGAATCAGAAAAATGCTCAATTGCAATTTCGTTACTCTTTTAATTTCGGAATATGGCTGACAAAATCAAGTCAGCTATCTTAACAATTCCCTCCAGGACAAATTTGAGGCCCTCGCCGATTTACACCGGCTTCCGGAAGAAAACAGACACTCCCATTCTAGCCTAAATAGGCTCAATTAGAAGAATTGATTCCTTTGAATATTCGGCAGACACAATTAAATTTCAACGCTTCGAATCCCCGTCCCAACGGTATCCCCCGGGACAGACTCTTGGGACACTCACGAGGATAAATTAAATCTTTGAACGGTGACATATAAGTGAAAATTGACAGGCTAATTCAAATTCTCCTACCTCACGACGAAAAATTTTACAGGTTGTTTGAGGAATCGACAAGATTATTGCTCAAAGCGTCGATCGCATTGAAGAAATTATCGGACGCTGATGCAGCAACAACCCAAGCTCTGGTTAAAGAAATCGAAAACCTTGAACATCAGGCAGACGAAGTCACGCACGAAATCTTCGGCGAGTTAAACGCGACATTCGTTACTCCGTTTGACCGCGAAGATATCCACGAGCTGGCATCGTCGCTCGACGATATCATGGACTTCATAAATGGCAGTGCATCCCGCCTGACCTTATACAATGTGAAAGTCGATTCGCAATACATGCGCAAGCTGATGGAAATTATTCAGGAGCAGGTCGAGGTCATCGGAAAAGGAATTCCGTTTCTCAGGGATTTTAAAGACTCGGACTCGCTTCAAGAGATTTTAAGAAAAGTAAACGAATATGAGAACGAAGCCGATTCGGTATTCGAGCTTGCGGTGGCCGACCTCTTTGAAAATGAGAAGAACGTCATCGAGCTTATAAAGAAGAAGGAGATACTGGTAGGATTGGAGACCGCAACCGATAAATGCGAAGACGTCGCCAACGTCCTAGAGTCCATCTTGATAAAACATGCCTGATTCCATTTTCGCCTGATGCTCCTTCTCGTCACTTCCATAATACTGGTCGCACTTGTTTTCGATTTCCTGAATGGCTTTCACGATTCCGCAAATTCAATAGCGACCGTAGTTTCGACCCGCGTGCTCTCACCGCGAAAAGCCGTGGCGTGGGCGGCATTCTTTAATTTCGTGGCTGCATTCATGTTTACATTGAAAGTTGCAGGCACGCTTGGCAAGGGGCTCGTCCAATTGAACGACGTCACCGTTTATGTCATACTTGGTGGGCTGTGCGGCGCCATTATATGGGATCTGATAACATGGTACTACGGCCTGCCGACAAGCTCATCGCACGCTCTGATGGGAGGATATGCCGGTGCCGCAATCGCGAAAGCCGGTTTCTCCGCAATAATTCCTCATGGATGGATTCCTACACTGATATTTATAGTGGTCGCCCCCGTGATGGGTCTTGTGGTGGCTTTTCTTCTGATGGCCAT includes:
- a CDS encoding DUF47 family protein codes for the protein MKIDRLIQILLPHDEKFYRLFEESTRLLLKASIALKKLSDADAATTQALVKEIENLEHQADEVTHEIFGELNATFVTPFDREDIHELASSLDDIMDFINGSASRLTLYNVKVDSQYMRKLMEIIQEQVEVIGKGIPFLRDFKDSDSLQEILRKVNEYENEADSVFELAVADLFENEKNVIELIKKKEILVGLETATDKCEDVANVLESILIKHA
- a CDS encoding ATP-dependent Clp protease ATP-binding subunit codes for the protein MEGNFSNRVQDVIRLSREEALRLGHDFIGTEHLLLGIIREGEGIAVKILRNLGVDLYKLKKAVEDTVRTSGGTLTIGNIPLTKQAEKVLKITYLEAKLYKSDVIGTEHLLLSLLRDDDNVASQILHQFNVTYDSVRQELDNIINGRPSQPAAQAAQHGPGTEGRKAEKSKTPVLDNFGRDLTKLAVEDKLDPIIGREKEIERVAQVLARRKKNNPVLIGEPGVGKTAIAEGLALRIVQKKVSRVLHNKRVVTLDLAALVAGTKYRGQFEERMKAVLNELEKAKDVILFIDELHTIVGAGGASGSLDASNMFKPALARGEIQCIGATTLDDYRQYIEKDGALDRRFQKIMVEPTTVLETMQILNNIKQKYEEHHNVRYADAAIEAAVKLSDRYMTDRFLPDKAIDVMDEAGSRIHLANIIAPKEIVELEEEIEKIKQQKNKVVKTQDFEEAARLRDLEKKYLSDLEIAKREWELKAETTVHEVTADHVADVVAMMTGIPVNKIAESESVKLLKMTDELNKVVVGQKEAVEKLTKSIRRARAGLKDPKRPIGSFIFAGPTGVGKTELAKALAKYLFDSEDALVRIDMSEYMEKFNVSRLVGAPPGYVGYEEGGQLTEKVRRKPYSVVLLDEIEKAHPDVFNILLQVLDDGILTDSLGRRVDFKNVILIMTTNIGTRDIKAAGTFGFGQSSTEDRYTSMKNVIEEAMKRLFNPEFMNRIDDVIIFRPLTTEDIKEIIDIHTESLRNRLGSLGVKLELTKPAKEFLAEKGFDPAFGARPLRRAIQRYLEDPLAEEMLKGTFVEGMVVRVKTDKRSGELKFSELKAETETKDPNLSDVSTN